One Coffea eugenioides isolate CCC68of chromosome 2, Ceug_1.0, whole genome shotgun sequence genomic window, GACCACGGCTACACTTTCCATATCCACTGAGGAGACTTGGAAAGTTTTGTATAGGAACTCCCCATAAGCTGCATTGTCAAGGAAAATGTCAGCAGTTGCGCCGCTGAGTCCAACAACTAGCTTGGGCCTTTGAGTTAGGCACGAGCTCGAGTTCACGCACTGCTCCAGCACCATCCCCTGTAACAGGAAAAATAGCACGAGTCTTGAGTATTTTTGACACTTAATAATTGCTAAGGTTTTTCAGGCTTCAGAACCAGAACGAATGCAACGGATCATAAGCATGGTTCGAAGTGTCGGCCGAGACCGAGACGAGATGACTCCAAGATACTTGACTCGCCAAGAACTCGGTCGAGTCACCGAGAACTCGATCGAGAAATCTCCGATACAGATTGTCTTGGCCCAGTCGACCCGAGTCATCTCGAGTCAACTCGTAAATTTACattttgcaaattttcttttgctaattgttttattatttttttgtttagcatatttttgaatattatttataatttttaaaatattaaatatttcaaaatttgcaTCTTGTCGAAACCGTAACCAATATACCACGACCGATGTAAAACGATTCGTGCCGCGaccgcgaccgcgactttgaaccatgatcATAAGGGAGTCCTATACTAATAAATCTTCGATTGAGAGAGAAGAGGAAAAATACAGAAGATAAGAGAAGGAATTGTGTCGAGTCATTTCTTACCTCAAGACGAGTGTTTGCTAATTCAAGCCAATTCTTGCTTACGTGAAACCAAAGCTTTCTTTGAGCAGTATTGGGCTTTCCCCACTTCGAAAAGAACTGCTCAGTGCTGTATCCAATGCTCCCCAATTGATTATATCCTCTGGACGGCTCACTGTAGGCTCCAAAATCCAATTCAGTAAAATCACCTGCTGGGATTGTCGCATTAGGCTTCTGCTCAGGAAAAAGATTCATGTAAATCAGTCGAAAACAGATGTATTAACATGTTaaaagcaagaaatggaagttaCGAGCCAATCCCATAAGCCCGCCTGAGCAAACTGCTTGGGGATGGTAACATCTCCTATGGACATGGAATTATTAATACTGCCCGCGATGCCAAAATGCACTACTCCAATTACATCAAACATATCTAACATTTGTTGCGTTGCTGCTGCAGCATTCACCTGAGTGAAACAGGATGATGTTTGTAAGGTTGTCATTGACCAAAAgggaaacccaaaaaaataagaCGAAGTACaggaaaaaaaatacataaatcATAGAAATTAAGCACTTTATGTTGGAAAATTTCTCTGTGTCTAATATTGTTCAGTTCGCTGCATCTAATCTTAGCTCCTTTAGAAATGCATCAATACTTTCTCATGTCCCAATTCAAAGGGCTCCTATACTTTTAAAAAAACATTAATAACAATAAGAATAATCTGACTCAGCCGCGAACTAGAGAAAATATGAAGCCTACCATTCCAACCCCGCATCTCACATAAATGACTTTCTTTTTTCCCATCTTCCCTACTCGGAAACGCCTGCCTGCAAGAGAATAGTAGAAACCAGGACCTCTTCCTCAATAATCAAAGTTATATACGGACGGACTTTACCTGACAAGTCGACATAAGGGTGTTTTTGGTGTGGTTTGAATGCACCAGTGTCAAAGAAAGCATCTTCTTCTGGGGGATAAACCGTGATCAAACCAAGATAAGGCCCCCTAAGGTTAACCTCCTTCAGTATTGTTAATGAAGATTCTAATTTTTCTGCTGATGACAAAAGGGCTGACAATGACAGACAACACAACAGAGCGGAAGCAAGATCAATCATCACTAATCCTCTTTCAGTGACTTGTTTTGCAGCCATTGTCGCATTTCTTTTAGCATAGACGATAACTAATGTTGCTTGGGATTTCTTTTGTGCTCAAGCAGTCAAGGCCTATTACTCAGTCGTGTCTGTCCCTTTCAAATCTTCGAAAAATCTTCGAAAAAAGATTTGAGCATTGAAGAAGGACAAGTTCATATTTGGCTCATTTATTGGATTTTCAACCATACTCGCATGAGTCCACATCTTCCATTCAAAAGTTTGACTAATTGGATCAGTCCGGAACTAATACGTTACTGCTACTAAGGAGTAGGGAAAGGTCTGAGTCATCGAGGGAGAAGGTAAAATGAAATAGCAACTTTTGACAATTTATGACAACATTTGACATGAGGGCAGGCTTTAGGAACAGATTCTCGCAATCAGCAACAATAAGCAAATACATTGGCTTCAAAGCGTACAAGCAAATTCAATCAAATCCCAGAACATTAAAGAGCTTCAAGCGATGGCTTAAGAACCCTCCCTGCACTCTAAATTCTTGCCCACCCTTCTTTCTGGATGCACGTAACATTGCTTGTCTTTGTTCTTACATGCATATAGAGGTTGGGCATTTAGTTGAAAGAAAACACTCTTGAAGCACCAACCGACCAAGGAGCCTTGCACGCAGTCATATTCTGTAGTACAAACTTGAATATTAAAATACTCTGTTGCACATTAACTGATAGTCATGAAGCAAAAGAAGATGGGTGTGGAATTTTGTTGAACCAAGAGAGAAGCAGATGTGAAATTTTAATCACTTTCTTATAGTAATAAAGTTCCTCTGGAGCATCCAAATGTGTTCAGATCCCCGTGTTCCTCTACAATATCGTTACATCGAAAGAATATGTTGTCAAAATCATAACAGAATTCACCGGTTCTGAAGGGCCTCTATTGCTTTCTTCCACTGAAGTGCTCTTTGTTTTGCATCCTCAAAGGACATGACTTTCTTCGGCTGCATCATCACAAAATACGTATTGGTTAGAAGCTCAGAAGCAAGCACATTGGAATATGATTGGACTTGAAAATCTCATTTTACAGGTAGACATGCCCCCCAAGGGCAAACATACCGTGCAAATCTTAAAAAGTGAAGGGCTAGTAACTTGAATGCTGAGATCGTTGGGATTGTCGGACCATATTATATTCCCCTTAACCACCAACTTTGCAGGGTCCACGTAGATCAACTTTGGTTTGTTGGTGAGAATAAGCTGTACTTTTTTGCTTGTTAGCTTCTGAAGTTTCTTAACCATGGAAATCATAAGAACAGATTCACCCGGCTCCAAAAACTGTTTCCTGGTAAGAGAGAAGAATGCGAGATTTTACTAAATATGACAgcagaaaaggaaggaaaaaatagaaaagaggGACGGTGACAGTGATGGTTAATGATATTGATGCTACCATAAGATGAGACTTGGTGGTAAGAGAAAACTGTCACTTGTTATGAGCTGAGTATTACATGGTTGCGGTAACACatctaaataaaataaaggaaaaatctATTCTCTCCACCCCTAGCCGATCAAAATATACACCCCCTCTAAAATTATTTTGAGTCTCCAACCAAACCATAACAATAGTCTAATCTATAGGCTATACTGGGATCATAACGGTTGTGATGCAATTTCAAAGCAAAAATATGCTTTAATTTCTGTTAGAACCTAAATGGTAGGATCTTTAAGTTACAGAATAAAGAATTTTGAAAAGGTGTCCTGAGCATATCAATATGGTCGAtagatattttaaaaaaataacaactATTTTTGGATGCATATTTTCCTGATCCTTtgaacaaatttcaattttagaaCCAACAAAAGAACTACTCTGATTGTCTTCTGACACTCATTTTTACCATAAGCTCATTGACTTCTTCCCTCCCTCTCAGACACACCAACACAGGCACACGTGCATTTACATATCCAAACATGGTCAATATGCATACTTATACACATACATATACCAATTGACTACCTAGGCACATCACAGCTTTAGATAGTCACAACTTGCTCTCCCACTCCTTTCAAGTTGCAACTTTCTTTGTTTATCAAATTCTAGGTTCTAAACATCATGTCAAGCAAACAGGAAAAAGTCTCATATAAAACGTAAGTTGTCTAGCACCACTGAAattaaatgccaaaaaaaaaaaatttcaactatTGGTGGAGCAATATCACGCTTCTGTTATCAAACTCACCATTTGGAGTCAAAGGAATCAATTGAAGCAAGTCTAGTTATGCTACCCGACTCAGAAGATGAGGCAGCACCTCCATTTCTATCATTTGTTCTTGCTGAACTATCTCCAACATGTGATGGGTTCCATGCAGATTCATGACCATCAGGCCCACTAGACGGAGCCTAAAAAAGAGATAAGATGGCAATAAGAATTATTCAATGAAAACAAAACAATCAGTTGAGAGTCATAGCAACACATACTTTAAGCTCCGATGCAAGTCTAGGAGGGGTTTGTGATCTCAAATTTGTCCAATCAATCCCCTCAAAGAAAGGATGCTTCTTAAGGGAAGAATAACCATCAGGTCCAGCCCCTGGCCTCCTGCCAGGATCAATATCCTGTATTGTTCCATTGACACGTATGTTAGGTGCTTCACTGATGAAATATCCATCAAAACACAacgattttaattttcaaagattttaaGATATTTGAAAACAAACAATAGAAGGGAGATAAGGGAGTAGTGGAGGACAACTGTTGCAAGTGAACTACAAAAGCAAAAGAATTGCTAATGTTTACTGGCTTTGCTCTAATACCTTTAAGCTACACCTGGTAAAACCCTAAAGAAAAACCATAATGAGCTATTCCGCCAGCACTTTTCAACAATATTCCTTCTTTACCTTGCCTCCGTGCTTCAATTTTCAAAAGCCACCACTGCTAATTAGTTTGGCATCCAAATAGCCTCTAAGGCCAGATTAGTTTCTATGAAAAGAATAAGCCACACCTTTGAGTTCtgacaaaatataacaatttcaAAATGGGTTCTAACCCTTAAGACATATATGGTTCCTCAAGAAAAGACATCCAAacttgaaaaaggaaaatgaacaaTTTGCAATTAATTATCCCAAAGTTACACTATAATTTTACGAGAATATGACAAGATTTGAGCCCTTGATGTAATTTGAAGGCAAAATGGAGCTGTCAGCTACACTTTGTCCATAAAAAAGCATGCATATGTTTGGAAAATACAGGACTATTGCAGCCTTTCCTTCTATATGActtttagaaaatatataaaagaaaGGATAGTGGGAAAACCATGATGAACATACCTTTTCTTTACTTcaaattatgcatgaaattatGAAAATGATAGTGGATAGGCAGCATAGGTGCAGGTATATGTGCCTTTATActtaaaatgaaaaatgaaatagaAGACAGAGCCAAAAATACAGCTTTTATTATTTCACAAAGATCAAGGGGCAATTGGGTCTATCTGGAACTAGATGAAAATGCAAATAACTGAGCTTACCAGCAGTCGATCTATAATATCTCTGGCTTCTGCTGAGAAATAGTTTGGAAATCGGATATCCCTAGCAATTATTCTTTGGAAAATGAGCCATTCACTTGCATCTTTAAAAGGAGAAGTTCCTGAAAGCATTTGGAATAACGTGCAGCCAAGTGCCCAAAGGTCATTTCTGGTTCAGTATAACCAAAtgggtcaaaaaaaaaagttaggcaGCCAGAGAGATAGAATGATAATAAGTAGTACTAAGTAAACATAGAGGAACCAACTCTTGCCGTATTTTCAAATTTGTAGTCCACTACTTAACAAGCTGACATTACATGAAAATATCTATCTAAATGGAATGAAAGAAGGTTGTAGGCCTTCCAAGAGGTAACTACCTTACCCGAAAGTTGCAGGAGATGAATTTAAAACTTCTGGAGGGACATAAGCAGCTGTTCCCACAAAAGTACAAGCTTTGTCATCTggaataaaaataaacaaatcaaTTCATTACATTATTCTGCATACCAATCAGTAATCTCACCATCAATGAATTCTCATTCAGAAAGATGTTTTAGTTTTCCTGAATGAATAATTACAGAAGGTTAGTTTACCCGATGCTGCATTTGGAAGAACTGTTATTCGACTATCTTGCATAGGCTTTACACTCCCAAAATCAGCAATTTTAATATGCCCATCTTCAGTAAGTAGCAGGTTCTCTGGCTGCCATTAAAGAAATTATTATCATTTCTTATATTCCAATGGAAGAGCAATATATCATGCAAAATACCTTTATATCTCGATGTATCAGCCCCATGCTATGTATATATTCAAGAGCATCTACAACTTCTGCTGCATAGAAGCGGGCCTCATCTTCTGACAGATGACccttctgcaacaaaagaaaCAAGATATATTGGAAACTGCAGAAAAGCTGACCAGGCAGGCCAGAAAAGATGCTCTTTAAATATGACACTGTTCACAATCCCAGCTCAACAGGGCACCCAACAGGTCTCAAGTTCAAGTCTCAGGCCCTCCCCCTGCCCCTTCCAGTTCCCCTTTGTGAGTTATGGAGTCCCCAGTGTACCAAATAAGCAAAAGAGAAATAGGAGAACAATCTGGCAAATGAAATTTCAGATAAGATTGTTCCACTATATCTACAAGGATCAAAGCAAATAAACCTTTATGTCTGAAAATGTTGAGGAATGCTATATAAGTGAATCCATGTAGCTCAAAAATTTTGCTGCATCATATATTGTTTAGTGCCACATGTCAAAGTTAATTTTGTGCCTTAGAATTTTGGATCAAGTACACTTCCATGTAGGATTGATGTCATATTACTACTATTAAATGAATAATAAGCTAGATTTTGACATCCACTTACCCTGGTGATTTGATCAAAAAGTTCTCCACCTTCACAGGACTCAAGTGCCATATCTTCAAATGTAATAAAACAAGAATATACTTATGTCAAATAACTAAGCAAGCCATGAAAAAGCTATGGAATTCAAAATGGAAAAGGTGGGGAAAAAAAACACTAAGCCAACACTGATTTTACATGGTTGAAGGAAGCCAGCAAGAAGCAAGAACACTCACACAGAGAATACGTGTCTTGAAATGTGAAAAACAATCGCACCACACCAGGATGGTCTAACTGATCAAGTACAATGCGTTCCAATTTTACATAAGCAGTTTTATTTTCCTTGGTGATGAATTTTTTGTCCATGATCTTCAAGGCATATATAGTTCCCGagtctttcttccttgctctaACAACCTGTAGGCATCAAGAATTGGTTAGAATTAATTTCGCTTAAATATCAAATTATGAACTTCAATCCCATCAAAAGTATGCATTACACAATAATAAATTACACTTAAAATTTTATATACTCAACAACAATCCAAATAATCTTTGTTTTTGGGAGACCTGCAAAGTGGATCAGGGAAGGAGATAAGCAATTGCAACTTATGATCTTAGACAAAACAAACTCCCATTTATAACTAACTGATACAAACCTAATTGTAACAAGAAGATGGAATTTGAAATGGCCTCTCTTGGCTTCTGATAATCAAAAAGCAAAACACAAAAGCGCAACAAAAGGTAAGGAATCATTGAAGTGAATAAGACAAAAACACATGCTATCACCAGAAAAATAACATTGCAATAGGCTTAAAGTTTTGACACATTGAAATTTGTGTCCTACATGTAATTCTCTCCATCTAATTTCACTACACACCATGAATTCCACCGTACAATCACTACTGTGATTGCAGAGGATCCAAATCCTCAAAAACCCATCCTACAGGTCTCTAAACCTCACAATTTATTTGCCTCTGCACAATTATCTTACGAAATTACACCTACCTATGTTTAAGCACAAATTACTTTCCCATTTATTCGCCAGCATTATCTTTTATTCTTTAACCCCAATGAACTCACTACCTATATGTAATTGAAtccataaaaataaataaattaaaatatacCATGAAACTTGAACTTAGAAACTCTTCTTGCCAAGGCCTCAACATCTAAATTTTTTCCacgttaaaaaaataataataataagaaccTTATTGGCAAGAATAAAACTCCGCCATAAAATAACATCAGAAAATAGCCCCAGATACAAAACATCTGTCTAGTTGAAAAGTTACTTTTATTCCattcaaacaaaatttaaaaaaaaaatccagtaAAATATTGATAACTATTTTCAATACCTAGTTCCTTTTCTTAAACCAGAATTCCATTCTAACCATATGCTGCATATAGATATACATTCTCATGCAAAAACCAGTACTCTGTTGATTATTCTTAATTGACGAAAACGAAACACTTCTATTTTCACGACACATTTGATCTTTTCTGAATGAGCGCATTAGCTGAAGGTAAAGAGAAGCAAATTTTCAAGCAGACCATCTCAcaacatttcaaaaatgaaCTATAATACCACCCCATGCAGATGGGGATCCTAAGTTTATTCCTGTCGAGTCTCTTCTTAGGTTCATTGCTAATCAAAAACCATGTTGCAACAGACACCAGAGGACCTGCTACTCCTACTCCttcaaacaataaaataaaaaagttctAATAGATTTAGAATTGTAGCTAATCAAAACCTGATATTTTAGATAATGTTGCAGCCATAGCACCCTAAGGCAGGTGAATTTATTTGCATAGctcaaaagagaaaaaaaaatgaatttacttGCATAAAGATTCACTGGATCAAAAACAACAATGAAAGAAATGAATTGAGCTGAGGAAAACCaaaatggaaaataaaaaaataatgtaGTATCTAAATGATCCTAAAATCCCACAGGTTCAAATTTCATAATTTGTCATCCAACTGCCACAAGtataagaaaaaggaaattgccCATATAAACAACTCCATGCAAATGCATCCCCAGCTCCCAACTCCCGTACCAACGAAAGGAgatgaaaataaacaaaaacaatcAATCTATCACTAATCACCACCGAAAAAAACCAACCTCTCCAAAATACTATATAGAATTCAGAACATATTACCGAATGATTCCAAtttaaatcagaaaaaattacaaaacaaaCGTCCACAAATCAATAAAGAAGAACAGAAGGCGAAACCAGGGGGCAAAAGTTTGGACCTTGGAATAAGAACCAACACCATAGATCTTGCCCAATTCAAAATCTTGAATGCTGAAATTCTCCTGGGGGGCTCTAAATGCAAAGCTCTTAGATCTCTGAGTGCTAGGATTTGATGCGCTGTTCTGAATCCTAAGCTTGGAATCAAATTCCTTCTCCATCTTGTTAGCTCCTCCACCTCCTGTAGCTCCAGCTCCTTCACTTCCGACCAATGTCAACATTTCTCTCCCAAAAATTTCCCAAATCCCACCAACCCTTTAAACAAATACACATTTAGAAATTCATATCACCTACGAATACATGtaacaatttttattttcctttctctGGAAAATGGaaacttatttttttccctGACCCAACGAAcaagaacaaaataaaaaaccTTGGAATAAGAAATGGGTTTTTCACGGCCTCCAATGAAAGGTGAAGTAAGACCGTTGAATAGCAGAAGAATCAAGCAGAACCATCACACATCAGATcagattctctctctctctctctctctctctctctctctctctctctctgcctTTGGCTTTGAAAATTGAGAGACAGCTATCTGATAAAGCCAATCCAATGTCAAAGGAACCCCCAAAAAAGCAAATGATTCCTTAATACAAATACATGTATACTTTACTACATGTATGTTGATGTATGTATTGCTATAACTGTATAATCTGCAAAAAGGTGAAAACTTTATTGATTTTACAAAACCAGAGAAAGCTAATAAGCAAAGAGGGAATGAATGGATGGAAGGAAGAATGAAGTGGGGGATGATGAAATATTCATATAGGGATTGAAGAGCACATGGGAATGAATGATGGACATCATCTGATTGAGCGATTCatgtttgttttaatttctctttgtttttttttgccctttttctggTTTgtatgagaaaagaaaaggtttttcccttttttttcttttggttacTCTAATATTATTCCAAATCTCTGTCTCAATTTATGTGCATGAGTTGTAGCAGTATGGAGAGGGATCCTAAAAAGGAGGGGGTGAGAGATGGGGAGAAGACTGATGCTATTGCTGCCTATGAAAGGGGAAGGAGACCTTCAAAAATGGCCAGACTGACATGCTGCCACCATGCATCCCATTCCATTGTGAACATTTTTACTGTCAAATTAAGGCTGGTGTGGAACTTGGAGCTTGCTCAACTTAGCTTCAACCTTTAACTTTTTCCCCCTTTTGCccttgtatttttctttttctctttctttgtttctttttccttgatgactgtgtttggatagtagataatttgagaaaattttaaatatacatatataatatttatgagataaaaaataatttaaaatgcgttataaataaatattattatattttttccagttttgagtgcGTCAGCAAAAATATTAATGGTCAGTGATATGATTAAGAGACTTCAAGCCGAATATATGTTTTACCTTCTTAATTAAGTTGAACTTGAATATAATTCTATGATTTTAAGTTTGAGAAGTTCTTAACTTGGTCTAATTTGTTaagaaatattttatttttaaagaaCCATTCTCTCAATTTTTTAGCTCTTAATGATAATAGTGGTTCAAATTTTAAATGGTTAAAGTTAATACAATCTAACGGTTCAAAATACTTATTTGACTATGAAATAGTGAATTTAACTTGAAAATATGATATCTAAAAAGGAGCATAGGATCTCCTATATAAGTTAGGCTGAATTCACATTCCTCCATTCAAAATTTGATTGGTACTGTTCATATCAAAATTTGCATTAGCATTAGCATTGGAATATGTACGAAATTAAAAAAGCAATGACATGAATTCACTAGTATTGATTAACATTTGAGAGCATTATGCTTCTTAACCATTTACTTTGCGGTGGAAAATCGAAaagttccatttttttttttcgaaaaaatCATTACCTTGGAAAACTACCAATTTTCATCCAAGAAGACAATTATCTCGGCATTAGGAGCATATAAAGTATTTGACTACTAAGAATTTGGGTTTCCTTTGCATTATGGCATGCTTTGATAATTTCAAGAGAAACAAAAAGGTGATGATTTCACTCAACTAGCGTGGTGGAAAGCAAAATGGGTAGAATAAAAATTTGTGaaccaaacaatgctaaaagACTACATAATTGCAAATAGTTTGTCTAAAAAAAGTATGAAAAATAGTAGTAGTACTATCAACTAGTAGagcaaaattgaagaaattatcTTTAAGCAAACAACCCTTCTATAATTACTGCAAACACTAACATCTTACAAGAATATAATAGACTCCTTTCTTCTATAGGAACTAGAAATCTTTCATGTTTAAGTTAGTAAATTGATTTTGAGGGACAGAGACAAACAACATTAGGCTTTGGCCCCTCCTTAAATGCCCTAAAGAAAATGTCAAATTAGACCGAAGAGAGAAGGAAACTATATATAAATAAGAGCTAATAAAAGAGCCTTGCAATTGCAGCTCAAGGAGAAAGGGCAGGACAGGACAGGAGAGGGGGCCATGCGGGACAGAAACGTTTGATGAAGTTGGGTGCGATGAATGTTCCAATCCACatggaaaatgaaatgaagcGACATATCCCATCCCAAGCAGTCCCATGACTATCCATCACCAATCGTGATTATGGCTACCAGTTTTACGACTTGCGACTTGTTGGACTGGGAGGGGTTGCTTTTTTCTGCTTATCCACTCCCAGGCCCCATCTCCTATTGCTTTGTAGCTAGAGGACCGGCCATTCCTCAGCAGTACAGTATTCAGGGAAGATAATAATCTGCTCCATCTTTTGTTATAGTTCTGAAGTACTACCAACTCAAAGAATGTTGTTGGAAAGTACACTGCACCTGTATATTCTTTCCTTGTACTTCGTGTACATTCCCTATCCGACT contains:
- the LOC113763578 gene encoding bark storage protein A-like isoform X3, which translates into the protein MAAKQVTERGLVMIDLASALLCCLSLSALLSSAEKLESSLTILKEVNLRGPYLGLITVYPPEEDAFFDTGAFKPHQKHPYVDLSGRRFRVGKMGKKKVIYVRCGVGMVNAAAATQQMLDMFDKPNATIPAGDFTELDFGAYSEPSRGYNQLGSIGYSTEQFFSKWGKPNTAQRKLWFHVSKNWLELANTRLEGMVLEQCVNSSSCLTQRPKLVVGLSGATADIFLDNAAYGEFLYKTFQVSSVDMESVAVVMTSLSNGFPVIVIRGLSDQAGAQEGQNPIDLFGPLAASNAAKAVVQFVKAL
- the LOC113763578 gene encoding bark storage protein A-like isoform X1; this encodes MAAKQVTERGLVMIDLASALLCCLSLSALLSSAEKLESSLTILKEVNLRGPYLGLITVYPPEEDAFFDTGAFKPHQKHPYVDLSGRRFRVGKMGKKKVIYVRCGVGMVNAAAATQQMLDMFDVIGVVHFGIAGSINNSMSIGDVTIPKQFAQAGLWDWLKPNATIPAGDFTELDFGAYSEPSRGYNQLGSIGYSTEQFFSKWGKPNTAQRKLWFHVSKNWLELANTRLEGMVLEQCVNSSSCLTQRPKLVVGLSGATADIFLDNAAYGEFLYKTFQVSSVDMESVAVVMTSLSNGFPVIVIRGLSDQAGAQEGQNPIDLFGPLAASNAAKAVVQFVKAL
- the LOC113763578 gene encoding bark storage protein A-like isoform X2, whose translation is MAAKQVTERGLVMIDLASALLCCLSLSALLSSAEKLESSLTILKEVNLRGPYLGLITVYPPEEDAFFDTGAFKPHQKHPYVDLSGRRFRVGKMGKKKVIYVRCGVGMVNAAAATQQMLDMFDVIGVVHFGIAGSINNSMSIGDVTIPKQFAQKPNATIPAGDFTELDFGAYSEPSRGYNQLGSIGYSTEQFFSKWGKPNTAQRKLWFHVSKNWLELANTRLEGMVLEQCVNSSSCLTQRPKLVVGLSGATADIFLDNAAYGEFLYKTFQVSSVDMESVAVVMTSLSNGFPVIVIRGLSDQAGAQEGQNPIDLFGPLAASNAAKAVVQFVKAL
- the LOC113763760 gene encoding 3-phosphoinositide-dependent protein kinase 2 — translated: MLTLVGSEGAGATGGGGANKMEKEFDSKLRIQNSASNPSTQRSKSFAFRAPQENFSIQDFELGKIYGVGSYSKVVRARKKDSGTIYALKIMDKKFITKENKTAYVKLERIVLDQLDHPGVVRLFFTFQDTYSLYMALESCEGGELFDQITRKGHLSEDEARFYAAEVVDALEYIHSMGLIHRDIKPENLLLTEDGHIKIADFGSVKPMQDSRITVLPNAASDDKACTFVGTAAYVPPEVLNSSPATFGNDLWALGCTLFQMLSGTSPFKDASEWLIFQRIIARDIRFPNYFSAEARDIIDRLLDIDPGRRPGAGPDGYSSLKKHPFFEGIDWTNLRSQTPPRLASELKAPSSGPDGHESAWNPSHVGDSSARTNDRNGGAASSSESGSITRLASIDSFDSKWKQFLEPGESVLMISMVKKLQKLTSKKVQLILTNKPKLIYVDPAKLVVKGNIIWSDNPNDLSIQVTSPSLFKICTPKKVMSFEDAKQRALQWKKAIEALQNR